One genomic segment of Methanothermococcus okinawensis IH1 includes these proteins:
- the trpC gene encoding indole-3-glycerol phosphate synthase TrpC: MTNSIIKTKNKNLNPIIAEIKVHSPKYGDMLKGRDELNILKIYENAGAAGISYITDKKYFNGNFDMFKKICTSSELPVLRKDFITSKDEIEKTAEAEGGAILIIARLLKDKTAEFVDYALEHGLDTLVEVHNKEEIDIAKDTNTTMIGVNNRDISKLELDDGTVSLTEQLSDLIPKNVIFVSESGIGSIDDLRLALRYADAALIGTSFMKAKNMEEFVKSFVEAKL; encoded by the coding sequence ATGACCAATTCAATTATTAAAACAAAAAATAAAAATCTAAATCCTATTATAGCAGAAATAAAAGTCCATTCTCCTAAATATGGAGATATGCTCAAAGGAAGAGATGAATTAAACATTCTTAAAATATACGAAAATGCAGGAGCTGCGGGAATATCATATATTACCGATAAAAAATACTTTAATGGAAACTTTGATATGTTTAAAAAAATATGTACATCATCGGAGCTCCCTGTTTTAAGGAAGGATTTTATCACATCAAAGGATGAGATTGAAAAAACAGCAGAAGCCGAAGGTGGAGCAATATTAATAATAGCACGACTGTTAAAAGATAAAACAGCAGAATTCGTAGATTACGCCCTTGAACATGGATTGGATACTCTTGTAGAAGTCCATAATAAAGAAGAAATTGATATAGCAAAGGATACAAACACCACCATGATTGGTGTAAATAATAGGGACATCTCAAAGTTAGAGCTCGATGATGGAACTGTATCTCTTACAGAACAGTTATCAGATTTAATTCCAAAGAATGTAATATTTGTCAGTGAAAGCGGTATTGGTTCAATAGATGATTTAAGATTGGCTCTAAGGTATGCCGATGCGGCACTCATAGGAACAAGTTTTATGAAAGCAAAAAATATGGAGGAATTTGTTAAATCATTTGTGGAGGCGAAATTATGA
- the trpB gene encoding tryptophan synthase subunit beta: MEFKFGEYGGQYVPEVLIPSLKELEKAYKEYKDDPEFKAELDYYLKTYAGRETPLYFAENLTRKMGGAKIYLKREDLLLGGAHKINNSLGQALLAKKMGKTRLIAETGAGEHGLSTAMVGALFNMKTKIYMGAIDVERQKLNVYKMKLHGAEVEPVESGSKTLKDAINEALRDWVETFENTHYLIGSAVGPYPYPSMVRDFQSVIGREAKKQILEAEGRLPDCIVACVGGGSNSIGIFNEFRNDKEVQLVGVEAAGEGLDTERHAASLLRGKKGILHGMFSYFLQNNDGQIRETYSVSAGLDYPGVGPEHAYLKDIGRVHYAGITDEEALNAFLELSRTEGIIPALESSHAVAQGMKMAKEMDKDEIVIVNLSGRGDKDLGTVMKYIKF; encoded by the coding sequence ATGGAATTTAAATTTGGAGAATATGGCGGTCAATATGTTCCTGAGGTGCTTATACCCTCATTAAAGGAGCTCGAAAAAGCATATAAAGAATACAAAGATGACCCTGAATTTAAGGCTGAGCTCGACTATTACCTAAAAACCTACGCAGGTAGGGAAACCCCCTTATATTTTGCTGAAAACCTTACAAGAAAGATGGGCGGAGCAAAAATATATTTAAAGAGAGAAGATTTACTTTTAGGCGGAGCTCATAAAATAAACAACAGTTTAGGTCAGGCTCTTCTTGCTAAAAAAATGGGTAAAACACGATTAATTGCTGAGACTGGTGCAGGGGAACATGGTTTATCAACTGCAATGGTAGGAGCTCTATTTAACATGAAGACAAAAATTTACATGGGGGCAATAGATGTAGAAAGGCAGAAGTTAAATGTTTATAAGATGAAACTACATGGTGCAGAAGTAGAACCTGTTGAATCTGGTTCAAAAACCTTAAAAGATGCCATAAATGAGGCACTTAGGGACTGGGTAGAAACATTTGAAAATACGCACTATCTAATAGGCTCTGCTGTTGGTCCATATCCATATCCTTCAATGGTTAGGGATTTCCAGTCTGTAATAGGTAGAGAGGCTAAAAAGCAAATATTAGAAGCAGAGGGAAGACTTCCTGATTGTATTGTTGCCTGCGTAGGTGGAGGTAGTAATTCAATAGGTATATTCAACGAGTTTAGAAATGATAAAGAAGTTCAACTTGTAGGTGTTGAGGCTGCTGGTGAAGGTCTTGATACAGAAAGACATGCTGCTTCACTGTTAAGGGGCAAAAAAGGAATATTGCATGGTATGTTCTCATACTTCTTACAGAATAACGATGGACAGATAAGGGAAACATACAGTGTATCCGCTGGATTGGATTATCCTGGTGTAGGTCCTGAACATGCCTACTTAAAAGATATAGGAAGAGTGCATTATGCAGGAATTACAGATGAAGAGGCATTAAATGCGTTCTTAGAGTTATCCAGAACAGAAGGGATTATACCAGCTCTTGAATCATCCCATGCAGTAGCTCAGGGTATGAAAATGGCAAAAGAAATGGATAAAGATGAAATTGTAATAGTAAATCTCTCAGGAAGAGGAGATAAAGATTTAGGAACTGTTATGAAATATATTAAATTCTAA
- a CDS encoding anthranilate synthase component I yields MKLFRQKFDYIDPLKLYGVMREEGKYPFILESRDKHPSKARYTYISSNPEFVVNIKNNTKIDNSTVSKESNPFKALKDIFASEIKNKKEIMNIDSNERFTGGFLGYFAYDTIHNYIGGDIEEPSVFGYYNSVYVYDHILNRYYYLSLNNSIEEMKNAEKIIEKAKKYEIVDEKGGTNIIGCDADKKDFMDMVKRTKEYIYSGDAFQVVVSREYQLKSDYSAFKIYRNLRELNPSPYMFLLEFGKDVVGASPETMASVENNILKINPIAGTTKVGKTEEETKELAEKLLNDEKERAEHMMLVDLARNDVRKVSKSGTVKLSRFFEIVRYSHVQHIESEVTGELKDSATMFDALEAAFPAGTLTGAPKYRAMEIIDKLEKSRRKVYGGAVGYFSLSNHADTAIAIRMAEIDNKIRLRAGAGIVADSVPENEYIETERKMAAVMRALDVEHDIDE; encoded by the coding sequence ATGAAATTATTTAGGCAAAAGTTTGATTATATCGACCCATTGAAATTATATGGTGTTATGAGGGAGGAAGGAAAATATCCTTTTATTTTAGAATCAAGGGATAAACATCCTTCAAAAGCGAGATATACATATATATCTTCAAATCCAGAGTTTGTTGTAAATATTAAAAATAATACAAAAATAGATAATAGCACAGTTTCAAAGGAAAGTAATCCATTTAAGGCATTGAAAGATATATTCGCATCTGAAATAAAAAATAAAAAAGAAATAATGAATATAGATTCAAATGAGAGATTTACAGGAGGTTTTTTGGGATATTTTGCCTACGATACGATTCACAATTATATCGGCGGAGATATAGAAGAGCCTTCTGTATTTGGATATTACAACAGTGTTTATGTTTATGACCATATACTGAATAGATATTATTACCTTTCGTTGAATAATTCCATTGAAGAAATGAAAAACGCCGAAAAGATTATTGAAAAGGCAAAGAAATATGAAATAGTGGATGAAAAAGGTGGAACAAATATTATCGGATGCGATGCAGATAAAAAGGATTTCATGGATATGGTAAAGAGAACAAAAGAATATATTTATAGTGGAGATGCCTTCCAAGTTGTAGTATCAAGGGAATATCAATTAAAAAGCGATTATTCCGCATTTAAAATATATCGAAATTTAAGGGAGCTCAACCCAAGTCCATATATGTTTTTACTTGAATTTGGAAAGGATGTTGTAGGTGCCTCCCCTGAAACAATGGCATCAGTTGAGAACAATATTTTAAAAATAAACCCAATTGCTGGCACTACAAAAGTTGGAAAAACCGAGGAAGAAACAAAAGAACTTGCAGAAAAACTTCTTAATGATGAGAAGGAACGGGCTGAACATATGATGCTTGTTGATTTAGCAAGAAACGATGTAAGAAAAGTATCTAAATCTGGAACTGTTAAGTTGAGCAGATTCTTTGAGATAGTTAGATACAGCCATGTTCAGCACATAGAAAGTGAGGTAACAGGGGAACTAAAAGACAGTGCTACAATGTTTGATGCCTTAGAGGCAGCTTTTCCTGCTGGAACATTAACCGGAGCTCCGAAATATAGGGCAATGGAAATAATAGATAAACTTGAAAAATCACGGAGAAAAGTATATGGCGGAGCTGTGGGGTATTTCTCACTTAGCAATCATGCAGATACTGCAATAGCTATAAGAATGGCAGAAATAGATAATAAGATTAGATTAAGGGCAGGGGCTGGAATTGTTGCAGATTCTGTTCCAGAAAATGAATATATTGAAACCGAGAGAAAAATGGCAGCTGTTATGCGTGCATTGGATGTAGAGCATGATATTGATGAGTAA
- the pyrC gene encoding dihydroorotase: MLLKNCKMIKNNTIIEGDILIEDDKIKKIGKNINISYNSGQKIDLKGKIVIGGVIDAHVHFRYGQPKKEDFISGSEASINGGVAYAIDMPNSNPPTTTKELFYKKYHEGKKQSKINIEFNFGITENNYMETIKDAKSYKIFMVKSVGDLFIKNYSKLKDILNQDKLFTIHAEHKDIIAENLKKYELTSWTDHCKIRDKKSEIEAIKEVLKNLEAIDKLNNKTPHIHFCHISTKEGLNLISNAKNTFKNVKITVEVAPHHIFLNMDMAEELKGMGKFNPPLRTKEDNKALINGIINKKIDIIATDHAPHTYEEKIKSVENCPSGIPGIETLVPLTLNSVNKKIINIFDAIRLISENPSKIFNIDNEIREGNKANLTIIDLNKEYTIKGENFKSKAKFTPFEGWHVKGAPIYTIINGKIYDACGNI, from the coding sequence CTGCTATTAAAAAACTGTAAAATGATAAAAAATAATACTATCATTGAAGGGGATATTTTAATAGAAGATGATAAAATTAAAAAAATAGGTAAAAATATTAATATTAGTTATAATAGCGGGCAAAAAATCGATTTAAAAGGAAAAATTGTTATTGGTGGGGTTATTGATGCCCATGTTCATTTTAGATACGGACAGCCTAAAAAGGAAGATTTTATAAGTGGAAGTGAAGCATCTATTAACGGTGGTGTGGCTTATGCCATAGACATGCCAAATAGCAACCCGCCGACTACAACAAAGGAGCTCTTCTATAAAAAATATCATGAAGGAAAAAAACAAAGTAAAATAAATATCGAGTTTAATTTTGGAATCACCGAAAATAACTACATGGAAACTATAAAAGATGCAAAATCCTATAAGATTTTCATGGTAAAGTCCGTTGGAGACTTATTTATAAAAAACTATTCAAAATTGAAGGATATTTTAAACCAAGATAAACTATTTACGATACATGCTGAACATAAGGACATAATTGCTGAAAATCTGAAAAAATATGAGCTCACCAGTTGGACTGACCACTGCAAGATAAGGGATAAAAAAAGCGAAATTGAAGCTATAAAAGAAGTCCTAAAAAATTTAGAGGCAATCGATAAATTGAATAATAAAACGCCACATATCCATTTCTGTCATATATCTACGAAGGAGGGGCTAAATTTAATATCCAATGCAAAAAATACATTTAAAAATGTTAAAATTACCGTAGAGGTTGCACCACATCATATATTTTTAAATATGGATATGGCTGAGGAATTAAAAGGAATGGGGAAATTTAACCCACCACTTAGAACAAAAGAAGATAATAAGGCACTTATAAATGGAATAATAAATAAAAAAATAGATATAATAGCAACAGACCATGCACCACATACCTATGAGGAGAAAATCAAATCTGTGGAAAATTGCCCTTCTGGAATTCCTGGAATTGAAACCCTTGTTCCATTAACCTTAAATTCAGTAAATAAGAAAATAATTAATATATTTGATGCCATAAGGTTGATTTCAGAAAATCCATCAAAAATATTTAATATTGACAATGAGATAAGGGAAGGAAATAAGGCAAATCTAACGATTATTGATTTGAACAAAGAATATACAATAAAAGGTGAGAACTTTAAATCTAAGGCTAAATTTACTCCATTTGAGGGGTGGCATGTAAAAGGAGCTCCAATATATACCATTATAAATGGAAAAATATATGATGCATGCGGAAATATTTAA
- a CDS encoding PINc/VapC family ATPase: MTIDSENLNLQNKKITVDTCVVIDGRISELIKKGSMENSKIIIPEAVVSELEAQANKGREIGYLGIEELTKLVDIAKEHNIEIEYYGERPSVDIVSLAKSGEIDAMIRKVAKETNSLLLTSDRIQYNLARAQGIESYYLEVKDKEEKVELSLKDYFDETTSSVHLKENCVPYAKKGKPGEVKLVSIGDEVLTREKMEYLIDNILKYTEQNNGFIEIQKRGATVIQLGNIRISIARPPFSEGLEITAVRPIAKVSLDDYKLSDKLLERLKEKAEGIFVSGSPGSGKSTFVSALAEFYNNNNKIVKTMESPRDLQVGKTITQYAPLEGNMENTCDILLLVRPDYTIYDEVRKTKDFEIFADMRMAGVGMVGVVHASKPIDAIQRLISRVELGMIPQIVDTVIYIENGQIKKVYEVDFTVKVPHGMKEADLARPVIEVRDFETKKPEYEIYTYGEQVVVMPINEEGVASKPPIYRYAEEKIREILMKHIPKKARKDMQLNIVDEHTLNLSVPEKYIPAIIGKGGKEISKLENILGLRINVERKNHNTNENNRNINTDNINNINTSDFGESEEYARYEFVNDYETTKLVESKSHILVEVGEEFAGANVKIYVDGDFLCNATVGSSGIVKITKKTNIGKELLNAMKQNKDIYVEMD, translated from the coding sequence CAGGCAAATAAGGGCAGAGAAATAGGATATTTAGGAATAGAAGAATTAACAAAATTGGTGGATATTGCAAAGGAACATAACATTGAAATAGAATATTATGGAGAAAGACCGTCAGTAGATATTGTTTCACTTGCAAAATCTGGCGAAATAGATGCCATGATTAGAAAAGTAGCAAAAGAAACAAATTCGCTATTACTTACAAGTGATAGGATACAGTATAATCTTGCAAGAGCTCAGGGTATAGAATCTTATTATTTAGAGGTTAAAGATAAAGAAGAAAAAGTTGAATTATCTTTAAAGGATTATTTCGATGAAACAACATCTTCTGTTCATTTAAAAGAAAACTGTGTTCCTTATGCAAAAAAAGGAAAACCTGGTGAGGTTAAACTTGTTTCAATTGGAGATGAGGTATTAACAAGAGAGAAGATGGAATATTTAATAGATAATATATTAAAATATACTGAACAAAATAATGGATTTATCGAGATTCAAAAGAGGGGAGCCACAGTAATTCAGCTTGGAAACATAAGAATATCAATAGCAAGACCCCCATTTTCAGAAGGACTTGAAATTACCGCAGTTAGACCAATTGCAAAGGTTTCTCTTGATGATTATAAATTATCCGATAAACTTTTGGAGAGATTAAAGGAAAAGGCAGAGGGAATTTTCGTTTCTGGAAGTCCTGGAAGCGGAAAATCGACATTTGTATCGGCATTGGCAGAATTTTACAATAATAACAACAAAATAGTAAAGACAATGGAGAGTCCAAGGGACCTTCAAGTTGGGAAGACCATTACGCAGTATGCACCACTTGAAGGTAACATGGAAAATACCTGCGATATATTATTGCTTGTTAGACCTGATTACACAATATATGACGAGGTAAGAAAAACAAAGGACTTTGAAATATTTGCCGATATGAGAATGGCGGGTGTTGGAATGGTTGGGGTTGTTCATGCCTCAAAACCAATCGATGCTATCCAGCGTCTTATCAGTAGGGTAGAGCTCGGTATGATACCTCAGATAGTAGATACTGTAATATATATAGAAAACGGTCAAATAAAAAAGGTCTATGAAGTGGATTTCACGGTTAAAGTTCCACACGGTATGAAAGAGGCAGATTTGGCAAGACCGGTAATTGAAGTTCGGGATTTTGAGACAAAAAAACCAGAATATGAGATATATACCTATGGTGAGCAGGTAGTGGTCATGCCCATAAATGAAGAAGGAGTGGCATCTAAACCTCCAATTTACAGATATGCGGAAGAAAAAATAAGGGAAATTTTAATGAAACATATCCCAAAAAAGGCAAGAAAAGATATGCAATTAAATATTGTAGATGAGCATACCTTAAATTTATCAGTTCCAGAAAAATATATTCCTGCAATTATTGGAAAAGGTGGAAAGGAAATATCAAAACTGGAAAATATACTTGGTCTTAGAATAAATGTTGAAAGAAAAAACCATAATACAAATGAAAATAATAGAAATATTAATACTGATAATATCAATAACATAAATACATCGGATTTTGGAGAATCTGAGGAATACGCAAGATATGAATTTGTAAATGATTATGAAACTACAAAATTAGTGGAGTCCAAATCTCATATCTTGGTTGAAGTTGGAGAAGAATTTGCAGGAGCAAATGTTAAGATATATGTGGATGGGGATTTCTTATGTAATGCAACAGTGGGTTCAAGCGGAATTGTCAAAATAACTAAAAAAACAAATATTGGAAAGGAGCTCCTAAATGCCATGAAACAGAACAAAGATATTTATGTGGAAATGGATTAA
- a CDS encoding aminodeoxychorismate/anthranilate synthase component II, protein MILIIDNKDSFVWNLAEYASIYDKIKVVPNTITLEEIKKINPNGIIISPGPGAPNNKRDVENCPEIIKNVDVPILGVCLGHQIIAHVFGGKVGRIPPVHGKSSLIRHDGKTIFKGIKNPLKVGRYHSLAVLEVPKDFEVSAVTIDTNEEIIMGIRHKTKPIEGVQFHPESVLTEWENEDLQSKGFCSSSLLRSSEGLKIIKNFVDIALNYK, encoded by the coding sequence ATGATTTTAATAATAGATAATAAGGATTCGTTTGTATGGAATTTGGCAGAATATGCCTCTATTTACGATAAGATAAAGGTTGTTCCAAACACCATAACTCTTGAAGAGATTAAAAAAATAAATCCAAATGGGATTATTATATCACCTGGACCCGGAGCTCCGAATAATAAAAGGGATGTTGAAAACTGCCCAGAAATTATAAAAAATGTAGATGTTCCAATATTGGGCGTTTGTTTAGGTCATCAAATTATAGCTCATGTATTTGGGGGAAAGGTAGGCAGAATACCTCCTGTTCATGGTAAATCAAGTTTAATCAGGCATGATGGAAAAACCATATTTAAAGGCATTAAAAACCCATTGAAAGTTGGAAGATACCATTCCCTCGCAGTTCTTGAAGTTCCTAAGGATTTCGAAGTATCCGCTGTTACAATTGATACGAATGAAGAAATTATTATGGGCATAAGGCATAAAACAAAACCTATTGAAGGCGTTCAATTCCATCCTGAAAGTGTATTAACTGAATGGGAAAATGAAGATTTACAATCCAAAGGATTTTGTAGCTCTTCACTCCTTCGGAGCTCCGAAGGATTAAAAATTATAAAGAATTTTGTAGATATAGCGTTGAATTATAAATAG
- the trpA gene encoding tryptophan synthase subunit alpha: MEKKLVSFIVAGDPSPNATLKFMNALSKYSDIIELGIPFSDPMADGKTIQKADVRALNNGMKVSKVFDIIKEFRKTSNTPVVVMTYYNPVYTMGVENFIKTLKEAGGNGLIVVDLPVEDAEEYLNICKKYDIGTVFLAAPNTSKDRLKKIDEASSMFVYLVSVYGTTGAREDVSNLALDFLNRTKNLCKKPVYVGFGISKKEHAKEFIKSGADGVVVGSAYVKIIEEYGDSDETVKKLEEKAKELKEGVIEGSK, translated from the coding sequence ATGGAAAAAAAACTCGTATCGTTTATTGTTGCAGGAGACCCTTCTCCAAATGCTACATTAAAATTTATGAATGCACTTTCCAAATACTCGGATATTATAGAATTGGGAATTCCATTCAGTGACCCTATGGCAGATGGAAAAACAATCCAAAAGGCAGATGTAAGGGCGTTAAATAATGGCATGAAGGTTTCTAAGGTATTTGATATAATAAAAGAATTCAGAAAAACTTCCAATACTCCTGTTGTCGTAATGACTTACTACAATCCAGTATATACTATGGGTGTAGAGAATTTTATTAAAACACTTAAAGAAGCTGGTGGAAATGGACTTATCGTTGTAGATTTGCCTGTTGAGGATGCTGAGGAATATTTGAATATCTGCAAAAAATACGATATTGGAACAGTATTTCTCGCTGCCCCAAACACATCAAAGGACAGGTTGAAGAAGATTGATGAGGCGAGCTCTATGTTTGTATATCTCGTGTCGGTATATGGAACAACAGGAGCTCGGGAGGATGTTTCAAATCTTGCATTGGATTTCCTTAATAGAACGAAAAACTTATGTAAAAAACCAGTCTATGTTGGATTTGGAATATCAAAAAAGGAACATGCAAAAGAATTCATAAAAAGCGGTGCAGATGGTGTTGTAGTTGGAAGTGCCTATGTGAAAATAATTGAAGAATATGGGGATTCCGACGAAACCGTCAAAAAACTTGAAGAAAAAGCTAAGGAATTAAAAGAAGGAGTAATTGAAGGTTCTAAATAA
- a CDS encoding phosphoribosylanthranilate isomerase: MFIKICGIKSKEELKVVEKYANATGVIVKSESKRNISLEKAKELMEIANIPVYAVSTVNNYNEWKDIIEKTGTKYIQIHSKMDANEIAKLKNSYNINITKAFKVPSLSSNPEKDAENLINEIKKYINIVDNILLDTGKGCGITHDLRVSKIIAKKFNIILAGGLNPDNIKEIVKYVQPYGVDLSSGVEKDNRKDESLIKSFIKNLNEA, encoded by the coding sequence ATGTTTATCAAAATATGCGGTATCAAATCAAAAGAGGAGTTAAAAGTAGTTGAGAAATATGCCAATGCCACGGGGGTAATTGTTAAAAGCGAATCTAAAAGAAATATTTCTCTTGAAAAAGCGAAAGAATTAATGGAAATTGCAAATATCCCTGTTTATGCTGTTTCCACTGTAAATAATTACAATGAGTGGAAGGATATAATAGAAAAAACTGGAACAAAATATATACAAATTCATTCAAAGATGGATGCAAATGAAATTGCTAAATTAAAAAATAGTTATAATATCAATATAACAAAAGCGTTTAAAGTTCCCTCGTTAAGTTCAAATCCTGAAAAAGATGCTGAAAATCTAATAAATGAAATAAAAAAATATATTAATATCGTGGATAATATACTTCTCGATACTGGAAAAGGTTGCGGAATTACACACGATTTAAGGGTAAGCAAAATAATAGCAAAAAAATTTAATATAATACTTGCAGGAGGTCTTAATCCCGATAATATTAAGGAAATCGTTAAATATGTGCAACCTTATGGTGTAGATTTATCCAGTGGTGTTGAAAAGGATAATAGAAAAGATGAATCATTGATAAAATCATTTATTAAAAACTTAAATGAAGCATAA
- the trpD gene encoding anthranilate phosphoribosyltransferase — translation MSDLLNKIVDKHDLTYEEAYRLFNNLLNESEIRIGAYLAALQTKGFTSEEIAGFARAMRDNAVKVDLGSVCDTCGTGGDGSSTINVSTAVSILLSCFKKVAKHGNVSITSKSGSANVLEALNIKIDSTPDEAKRMIDETNFVFLFAPKYHPALKKIMPVRKELRIKTIFNILGPLANPANPDYQIIGVNSHDLVEKVGNALKLLGVKKALVVYGNGLDELNPNNYSTILEINDNKKEDGNKIYKIHPSDIGLIPSKPIPCNSPDESAKRIISVFEGKKGNSEITNGDRNFILLNAAGALYASDVASDYKEGLEIAENAIDEGIVLNKLREIQNYR, via the coding sequence ATGAGCGATTTATTAAATAAAATAGTAGATAAACATGATTTAACCTATGAAGAAGCATACAGGTTATTCAATAACCTTTTAAATGAAAGTGAAATAAGAATAGGAGCTTATCTTGCAGCACTTCAAACTAAGGGCTTTACTTCCGAAGAAATTGCTGGTTTTGCAAGAGCCATGAGGGATAACGCCGTTAAGGTAGATTTGGGAAGTGTTTGTGATACCTGTGGAACAGGAGGGGACGGTTCTTCTACGATAAATGTTTCCACTGCTGTATCTATCTTATTATCATGCTTTAAGAAGGTTGCAAAACACGGTAATGTCTCCATTACTTCAAAAAGTGGTTCTGCAAATGTTTTAGAAGCATTGAATATTAAAATCGATTCTACCCCTGATGAAGCTAAAAGGATGATTGATGAAACAAACTTTGTATTTTTATTTGCTCCAAAATACCATCCTGCATTGAAAAAAATAATGCCTGTTAGAAAAGAATTGAGAATAAAAACGATATTTAATATATTGGGTCCCCTTGCAAACCCTGCAAACCCTGATTACCAGATTATAGGTGTAAATTCTCATGATTTGGTTGAAAAAGTTGGGAATGCATTAAAACTTCTTGGTGTTAAAAAAGCACTTGTAGTTTATGGAAATGGTTTAGATGAGTTAAATCCAAATAATTATTCCACAATTTTAGAAATAAACGACAATAAAAAGGAAGATGGAAATAAAATATATAAAATACACCCAAGCGATATTGGACTAATCCCTTCAAAGCCTATTCCATGCAATAGTCCAGATGAAAGTGCCAAGAGAATAATAAGCGTCTTCGAAGGAAAAAAAGGAAATTCAGAGATTACTAATGGAGATAGAAACTTTATACTATTAAACGCTGCTGGAGCTCTTTATGCATCAGATGTAGCATCAGATTATAAAGAAGGTCTCGAAATAGCAGAAAATGCCATCGATGAAGGAATCGTGCTTAATAAACTTAGAGAAATTCAAAATTACAGATAA